In the bacterium genome, TCGCCGCTGCGGCCAAAATGATGGCCCAATTCCTTGACCACGCCGTCGGCTGTGGCGTACACGGGTGTGCCCTGCAGCGCGGAGAAATCGATCCCCTCATGGTATTTGAGCTGGTCGATGGTCGGATCCATGCTCCAGCCAAAAGGTTCACTGATCCTTCCTCCATGGAGCGGATGCACCGAGGGGGTTCGCCTGAGCTGCTGCAATTTGGCGAGTTGGATTTCCGTCAATTGGGCGCGTTGAGTCCCCGCGGCGGCCAGGCGGCGCTGGAGCTCATCGATCCGGCTTTTTTCCATCTCGGCGTTTTTTTGATCCACCAGAACGGCCGCCGCGTCGCCGAATCCCAGGGTCGCCAGACGGCTGCTAAAGCTGGCGGCGGATTTGGGCACCGCGGGGGCGTCCACAAACGGATTGAGCGTGCTGTCCTGCTTTTCGATGTGTTGGATGATGCCTTCGATGGCGTGTATGCGCGTGTGCATGTCGCTGATGACATTCGACAGCTTTTGGTGAGCACGCGCCAGGGTCATGACTTCCCAATTTTGCGACAGGCGGTTGAAAAATCCCAACACGAAAGAGACCAGCAACAGCAGGACGCTCATGCAGGCCACCACCAGGGTGAGGATTTTTTTCCACCCTAGAGTGATCTCCTGCAAGTCGGTGGCGGTGTGGGAATAGTACAGCAGCTTCAGTTGCTTTTTTTTGTGCTCAGGCATAATGCGGCTTGGTTGCTTTGTTCTCATCGGCTGATCGTCCGGATGATGCGGTGAAAAAAAAAGCCCGTCCCGGCAGAGACAGGCTGGAAGGGACAGGTTAAAAACTAGTTTAAAATAAAAGTTTCCGGATTGACCGGCCTGCCGTCCACCAGCACCTCGTAATGCAGATGAGGTCCGGTGGATTTGCCGGTGTCGCCGACCGTGCCGATTATCGTGTTGCGCGTGATCGACTGGCCTGGTTGGACGAGCACCTTGTCCAGATGGGCGTAGCGGGTCATTTTTCCATGGCCATGGTCGATGATCACATAGCGGCCGTAGCTCTGGTTGAATTGATAGTGGATAACCGCTTCGCTGACCACGCCGTCAGCGCTGGCGAACACCTCGGTACCGCGCGGTGCGGAAAAATCCACGCCGTCGTGATGCATGGTGCGGCCGATAAAAGGATCCAGACGAAAGCCAAAACGATCGGTCACCCGGCCGTCGTTAACCGGCCGGATGGACGGGGTTTGTTTGAGCTCTTTCAATTTCTCGTAATAACGGTCGGCGATCTCTTTGCGGCTCTGCGAGGCCAGCTCGACCCGCTGGTAAAGATTGTCTAGCAGCCGCTTGATCTCCACAGCTTGGCGGTTGGCGCCGGTGTACCCCATATCCAGATTTTCGATGAGGCACGGACTGCTGCCGCCGACGCCCATTTTGCGGATATCGCTGTTGATCAGCGGCATGTCGACAAAGACACGCAGATCGTCATCGTTTTTCTCGATGGCTTCGACTTTGTTCTCGATCACTTTTACCTGGCCATTCATTTCCAGGAGGGCTTGTTTCAGACGCTGATTGGAGCGGTTGAGGTGGGTGACCTGAAGATTGCCGAACAGAGCAGAGACCGCGCCGATGATTAGAGATACAGAGACTAGAAGGATAATAAAACCCGCACCCGCCAATGCGGCGACTTTTTTCCATCCAAGACTGATTTCTTTAATATTGCTGTCCCCCAGCGAGAAATAGATAAGTTTGATCCGCTTGTTTTGCATCACAATTCCCTTGGAGTGTTGGGTTCCAGCATTCCTGACTCTTCTTCAACTCAATTTTCAGCAACAGCACAAAAAATGGAGGGAGTCCATCAAGCGGCAGG is a window encoding:
- a CDS encoding M23 family metallopeptidase → MRTKQPSRIMPEHKKKQLKLLYYSHTATDLQEITLGWKKILTLVVACMSVLLLLVSFVLGFFNRLSQNWEVMTLARAHQKLSNVISDMHTRIHAIEGIIQHIEKQDSTLNPFVDAPAVPKSAASFSSRLATLGFGDAAAVLVDQKNAEMEKSRIDELQRRLAAAGTQRAQLTEIQLAKLQQLRRTPSVHPLHGGRISEPFGWSMDPTIDQLKYHEGIDFSALQGTPVYATADGVVKELGHHFGRSGEYGRYVLVDHGDGRQTRYAHLKDIKVKPGQKVLRFMVLGVIDEGGPLVGSHLHYEVLDNGRPVDPAAFLLD
- a CDS encoding M23 family metallopeptidase, with the protein product MQNKRIKLIYFSLGDSNIKEISLGWKKVAALAGAGFIILLVSVSLIIGAVSALFGNLQVTHLNRSNQRLKQALLEMNGQVKVIENKVEAIEKNDDDLRVFVDMPLINSDIRKMGVGGSSPCLIENLDMGYTGANRQAVEIKRLLDNLYQRVELASQSRKEIADRYYEKLKELKQTPSIRPVNDGRVTDRFGFRLDPFIGRTMHHDGVDFSAPRGTEVFASADGVVSEAVIHYQFNQSYGRYVIIDHGHGKMTRYAHLDKVLVQPGQSITRNTIIGTVGDTGKSTGPHLHYEVLVDGRPVNPETFILN